In the genome of Candidatus Falkowbacteria bacterium, the window CACCGGCGCCAAGGGTTTGTCCTTGCTGGACCTGATCCAAGAAGGCAACATCGGCCTGTTCCGCGCCGTCGAAAAATTCGAATATCGCAAAGGCTATAAGTTCTCGACCTACGCAACTTGGTGGATTCGCCAGGCCATCACCCGCGCCTTGGCCGACCAATCCCGCACCATCCGCATCCCGGTCCACATGGTCGAGACTATCAATAAATTCCAGCAGATCCAGCGCCAGCTGATTCAGGACCTGGGCCGCGAACCGATGCCCGAGGAGATCGCTTCGGAAATGGGCGAAGACATCGAGAAGGTCAGGCACGTCATCAAGATCTCCCAGGATACCATTTCCTTGGAAACCTCCATCGGTGAAGACGAAGAGGATTCGACCCTGGAAGACTTCATCGAGGACGTCAAGAACGTCACCCCGGACCGGGCCGCCGCTTTGCAGCTCTTGAAGGACTATGTCCGCGAGGTCATCTCGCACTTGAGCCCGCGCGAGCAGAAGATTCTCGAAATGCGCTTCGGCTTAGTCGATGGCGTGGCCCACACCTTGGAAGAGGTCGGCCGTGAATTCGACGTTACCCGCGAGCGTATCCGCCAGATCGAGGCCAAGGCTCTCGAGCGCATCCAGAAACACGAAGGTATCAAGAAGCTGCGCGACTACTAAACAGAAATATTTTTCAGATAAAAAAACGCCCCTCAGTACGAGGGGCTTTTTGTTAGTCGAAAGGGCGGCAATCCAGGATTTTTTTGGCCGATGACATCAGGCTAGTGGCCAGCTTGCGGTCTTCGGCGTGGCGTCGGGCGGCTTTGAGATAGAACTCGGCTTGGATGCCCTGAGCGCGATAGGGCAGGACCGAAGCTTGGGCCAGTGAGAACAGCACTTGACCGAGCAGAAGGCGCAAGGCTTCAGGCGACAGCTGTTTCATGGTCCAGCTTTGCATCACCACGCTCAGTTGGTCCAAGGATTCGCTGAGCCCGTCGAGAACGTTTTTTTTCTTCGTTTCGAGTGCTTGCTTGCGCCTGAGGATGAACGGCACGATAGAGGCGATCTCTTCGAGGCGTTCAGCCAAGCGGTTAAGCAGGGCGGCGGTTCTGGCAGCTTGGGCACCAGGATTGGTCCTGTCGAGCGAGTCATGCGGCTCGGTCAGATGTTTGGCTTGGCTGCGAGCCGAGCTCTTGCGAGGGTTGCGGCTGCGAGCCAGATTTCTGCCGATCTCCTCGGCCAAGTTCTTGATGTGCTCGGTCAGCTCTTCCGGTGTCAGTCTGCCTTTGATGGTAAGTTCTTTCCAGGACAAGACCAAGCCGTGAATCTGTCCGGCCAACAGCTTGAGGTCGTCGAGACGGTCGGTTTCTCCGGCTAGTTTCTCTACCGTCCCTAAATATCGGTCCAAGATATGCTGTTGCATCCTGATGGCGGCGTTGAGGTCGGCAGATTTGAATTCTACCTTTATTTCTTTGTCCGCTAAACGGTCGGTCCGGCTGAAACCCAGGACTCCCTGGACCAGCGGCTTGATGCCGGTTTGGCGCAACAATTCGAAACAGGCCTGCTCCCGGGGGTGCAAGTAGGGAAAATCGGGCAGGCGATAGGCCGGGTCCTTAATCGAATCCAGAAACAGCTGCTTTTCGGCTTCGGCTGCTGTCAACCGTTGTGAGGCCGCAAAAGCCAAAACTTGGCGATGGTACGGCCAAGCGATTTTCAGCTCCTTGTCAGTGTTGGGCTGAGGCAGGTTAGGGGGAGTAGTTTTTGCTTGAGTCTTGGCGGCGTGTCCGGAAAAGATGGCACTGACCTGCTTTCGGAGTTCGGCATAAACCTCTTTCGGCAGATTAAGGCCGATCAGCGTCTTTTCCGGAGAGGCCAGGCTTTTCTTGGTCTGAGTGACTGTGCCAGAAGCGTCTTTGCGGAAAGTGATCTGTACCAGGCCATAGGTGGCAACTACTTCGACAACGTGGTCGGTTTCCCGGTGGACTGAAATTATCTGATGCCTCATGCTATAAGCCCTCCTTTAAGGTTATTGGGAATGAACAGGCAATCGTTAATTATTGCCATATTCAGGCTTATTTGTCAATAATTTTAGCTAATATGAAATACTATTGACTCTAAGCTATAAATATCATAAAATAGCAATAACCTGCCTGAGGGCAGTTTTAGTTTGAAAAACAGAATATTCCCGGGTAGCGCAGCGGTAGCGCAGTTCGCTGTTAACGAATTGGTCGTCGGTTCGAATCCGACCCCGGGAGCCACGAAAAATAACGCCTTACATTGGTGTTATTTTTTTTGTACCCAAAAGTGGAATTCGAATTTTATGCTGTATGTTGGTATAATATAATTAAATACATTCTATTATTTGCTTCGGTCACTAAATTAAATTTAAATAGGCTGTTTTATGATTATTACAAGATCAGATAAAGCTATGGGGTTCGCCGGCTTATTGGTTTTTATGGTTGGAGTTATTGTTTTTTGGTCTTTTTCCTTGCCAGAGCTGAGGGAAACTATTAACTTGAATAAAATTGGCAAAAAAGTCGAGGGGAAAGTAATTGGTTTTGACGCTCGTATGTCTAAATCGACCAGTAATCGCAATAATGCATCGCCTAGTACAATGTCGTATTACACCAAGGTGTCTTTCGTTGATGGCATTGGCAATGAGCGTGTTTTTGTATCTAAATCGGGGTTGAGCGACCCTCCGTATGCGGTTGGCGATAAGGTGGTCGTGTTGTATGATTCTGATAATCCCCAAAATGCAAGAATCGATAGCTTCTGGGACAACTGGTTTGCAAGCGTGTTTTTAATCGTTTTTAGTTTGATATTCGGAGTAGTGGGTGGGCGCATGTCATTTCATCAACTAAGAAAAATCTTTACAAGAATGAAGCTCATCCAAAATGGCAATAAAATCAGTTGCACCGTGACAAAAATTGTAATTAATAGCCTCGTGAGAATTAATAAAAAAAACCCATTTGTTATTTGGTGCGTGTTTCAGGATCAGGCCACGGGAAAGACTTATGAATTTAGAAGTGATGATATTTGCAGCAACCCCAAAGAGTATATTAAAGTGGGCGGAAAAATAGACGTGTATTTAGATGGCTCAAATTATGAAAATTATTTTGTTGATATTTCATTCCTCCCGAAAAAAATAATCAATACTTTTGTTTCAACCAATTAATTATCGATAATTGATAATAAAGCAAATTTAATTACCTCAAGCACCCCTAAGATTACTGGGCGCTGGTTATTATTAACCAGCGTTTTGTTTTTGGAGATAATTAATGATTCTGAACAATGAAATCAGTTTTTTGTTCAAATTGACAAGGGATGTCATTTAAAGTAGGCTGATTTGAACTATATTAAATCAGACAAGGAGGTCCTGACATGGAGAAGTTGATCTTAATATTGTTTGTCCTTTTACATTATTTGTTGATACTAAATGTGCATCTCAAGCACGGACGGCCCAAGGCTGAGCGCAGTTCTACAAGGCAGCGAATGTCTGTAATCTGGCTTAAGGATTGGCTGCTTACGCCCCTGATGCTTTTGTCGGCGTTGGCGTACTTATTTTTCGGCCAGGCACGAGTCTGGACGGCAGTAACTTTTGCACCTAGCGACGCGCTGAAAATTATCGGCGGTGTCATTATCGTCACGGGTTTCGTTTTGAAATTATTGGCCTACCGCACGCTCGGACGCAATTGGTCGGCCAAGGCAAACGTCTATGACGACCACCAGTTGATAACCTCAGGTCCATACAAAGTTATCCGCCACCCCGTTTATGCAAGCTATCTCCTGACTTTTGCTGGCTTCGGAATGCTGAGTGGCAATCTGCTGTTTATCTTTTACGCCGTCGCCTATCATTCGCTCAACTTGATTCGAGCCAAGCAGGAAGAAAAAATGCTGCTGGCCAGATTCGGCGGGCAGTATCGGCGCTACCTGCAAGAAACCAGCATGTACGCCACGGCGCCCGTAGCGGTGCTAGTCATCATCTGCAATCTCCTCGGCATCATCGATGAAATGATTTACTGGCCTCTGACCGGCAACTCATTCACCTTCGACTGGGGTTATCGATTATGGCAGACACTATCAAACTGAACAGGGAGGAATTAAGCAAAAGCAGAGCAACTATTATCAACGATTTATCAGACCACAACAGGAGGGCTAGCCCATGTCACGTACAGTCAGAAGTAGTAGTGATGTCGAAGCAGAAAACAGGCTGATCGCGAAATTCACCGAAACGCTCAAGAGCTACAGGGGTATGGTCTGCCAGAATTACAATTCACGCATGGGCGATGAAGACGACAAACGCCCACTGGAGCGGCAGATTATCGAAGAGTTCGAGTCTTCTCCGGAAGAACTCAAGGGCGACTTCATGTTTCTGCTCCTGAAAATCGTGGCCGCCCCGATTACGGGCAGGGCTACGGACAGGTCCGATGGAGAATCCATGACCAGGCTTAGCGTCTGGTTGCAGAATCTGGCTTTCGAACGGCTGGCTGAGATGGAGGCAATCTGCCCATCGGCCGCCCTTCCGTAAAGGCACAACCGACAATCACGCGTATATCGCACCGCGGCAGACTAAACGTCTGCCGTTTTTTTATACTTTGCGGCCGAGCCCAGAGTCGAATTTTATGCCGAAAATTGTTATAATTTAAGTATCTGGTATGCCATCAATGCTGGAATATGATTAATTTATGCTCAAGCTGATAAAAACAATCCACACCTTGATCTGGGTGATAATGTCCGGCT includes:
- a CDS encoding DUF3592 domain-containing protein, giving the protein MIITRSDKAMGFAGLLVFMVGVIVFWSFSLPELRETINLNKIGKKVEGKVIGFDARMSKSTSNRNNASPSTMSYYTKVSFVDGIGNERVFVSKSGLSDPPYAVGDKVVVLYDSDNPQNARIDSFWDNWFASVFLIVFSLIFGVVGGRMSFHQLRKIFTRMKLIQNGNKISCTVTKIVINSLVRINKKNPFVIWCVFQDQATGKTYEFRSDDICSNPKEYIKVGGKIDVYLDGSNYENYFVDISFLPKKIINTFVSTN
- a CDS encoding isoprenylcysteine carboxylmethyltransferase family protein — encoded protein: MSVIWLKDWLLTPLMLLSALAYLFFGQARVWTAVTFAPSDALKIIGGVIIVTGFVLKLLAYRTLGRNWSAKANVYDDHQLITSGPYKVIRHPVYASYLLTFAGFGMLSGNLLFIFYAVAYHSLNLIRAKQEEKMLLARFGGQYRRYLQETSMYATAPVAVLVIICNLLGIIDEMIYWPLTGNSFTFDWGYRLWQTLSN